In Candidatus Kapaibacterium sp., one genomic interval encodes:
- a CDS encoding choice-of-anchor D domain-containing protein produces the protein MSSIFAQPKLSSYEGLHFFVGFMENESTVAMPDKHLEQYIFITSEYETTVKVKYGQQAAFNVFIPLNEVVNILVPRSMENFNSEVVSKNLIEITAEVPITVYAFSSMKHSSESYSVIPVSNWGNEYVALTLPNDHYNKPTLDSIRDYTPRSSQFMIMAAYDNTLVTYYPKSMTRKLNQVDSAYTVLLNKGECYLVQSWQYMRGQGDLSGSFIKADKPIGVLTGHVRTALAQGFTEQPPDSKDHLIEMLMPVASWGRTFISVPFGTNPNRGDYFKLNTRTKEAKVDIYTSTGSLELKFPPNSNVQELAGLNKPALWIASAPIQLGQFMYRVGDSLETLNYDPAMVILPPAEQYISSIKFLTPGEIFKTADGVKFSNHYVTIVAQNISLETLTLNNNFVENISDIRNQVIPGTDMHWARIEIDPGQHKITCDTGRFSGIIYGVGRFDAYAMVLGSSLRNPYSDDDIFPTLTVTEDCYEVKGTITDEISEKSFGIYYAIVNQNTTNNFSWKIDPIASDAKVITFNAKPIDIFKDGKFVIDFYDKSGNRGTYTKIHNAVKITHPDLIIFNDIGWIDSTCFEHVVTNDGLSPIVINSATLSADSRVELFTDPALPYEILPGGSVLFNICVNPKGETDAILGKIDLEFECEINFSYNFRGDILALEIIATGHDFGDVLLGDLPCDSITITNTSNTPVTITELNSAFNLPQFIVDTAGRLPIVLNPGETVSFQVCFIPTLNAAYEDTVIFRNEYDYYVYGIVKGRGVSPKFDSYIVDWGNRRIGTTNDTTIFIKNTGNTDGVIKFSQFNYNDFNDDNSATLSQLNDVVVPAQDSIEVSFSFLPVQGADYLLEAEYTSDWMLHEPFTIRLKGVPTIPEIETSDYDFGDVELYSTQAANFAAVFSGGNETLTIDSIYVISGDVASFNFNLDGYKDFTLDPNNNLLFDIEFAPIRLGSHEIIFGVLHDANPNNARSVKQFKVTANSIAPKTENLLVEIVTNPTFVCLLHLGEVSITNKGEVRSDISGLTIETDNPAIMARITDFVPKSLEPNETVKYGFEYYLERNVTGTITIKIELFGEYEIEQSYELQLPAADVTINQNEDVIYDVGDTVTFKFSGIFHSDADTLVSFKFILDLRKDFFFIIDEEIFINIEKNGIMNKYSLYKSIFFDKLELNFSERLIKVSENSTWSFEIRALGLLPPEQEKIWTIKVNSDECFEPDEKNIKTKLNDLCIFDMRHVQFLANFQDVNIYPNPVHDEMKLKILTDKKMDDITIDISDLFGNTKSLGTLPALDKGLHEQILSIGNLQSGSYMLHFRSDSFEKNIMFVIIK, from the coding sequence TTGAGTAGTATCTTTGCCCAACCTAAGCTTTCATCATACGAGGGACTTCACTTCTTTGTTGGATTCATGGAAAATGAATCAACAGTAGCAATGCCTGACAAGCACTTAGAACAATACATTTTCATAACGTCCGAATACGAAACAACCGTAAAAGTCAAATACGGTCAGCAAGCGGCTTTTAATGTGTTTATACCATTAAACGAAGTAGTCAATATACTTGTACCGCGCAGTATGGAGAATTTCAACTCCGAAGTTGTTTCAAAAAATTTGATTGAAATTACTGCCGAAGTCCCGATAACAGTTTACGCTTTTTCGAGCATGAAACACTCATCAGAAAGCTATTCTGTTATTCCTGTTTCGAATTGGGGCAATGAATATGTTGCTCTTACGCTCCCCAACGACCACTATAACAAACCAACGCTTGATTCTATCAGGGATTACACACCTCGCTCATCGCAATTTATGATTATGGCTGCCTATGATAATACTTTGGTAACTTATTACCCCAAATCTATGACTCGTAAGTTGAATCAAGTTGATTCTGCTTATACTGTATTGCTCAACAAGGGGGAGTGCTATTTGGTGCAATCGTGGCAATATATGCGAGGGCAAGGCGATTTATCCGGCTCCTTTATCAAAGCAGATAAACCTATCGGAGTTTTGACAGGGCATGTTAGAACTGCGTTGGCTCAAGGATTTACTGAACAACCTCCTGATTCCAAAGACCATCTCATCGAAATGTTGATGCCTGTTGCGTCGTGGGGGAGAACCTTTATTTCGGTACCGTTCGGGACAAATCCTAATAGAGGAGATTATTTCAAACTCAATACTCGTACTAAAGAAGCAAAAGTTGATATTTATACATCAACCGGTTCGCTTGAACTTAAATTCCCTCCGAATAGTAATGTGCAAGAACTTGCAGGATTGAACAAACCTGCATTATGGATAGCATCTGCACCCATTCAACTTGGACAATTTATGTATCGGGTTGGCGATTCGCTCGAAACCTTGAACTATGACCCGGCAATGGTTATCTTGCCTCCTGCAGAACAATATATTTCAAGCATTAAGTTTCTAACGCCGGGCGAAATTTTCAAAACTGCCGATGGAGTTAAATTTAGTAATCATTACGTTACGATTGTAGCTCAAAATATCTCTCTCGAAACTTTGACCTTGAACAACAACTTTGTCGAAAATATTAGCGATATCCGCAATCAAGTGATTCCGGGCACTGATATGCACTGGGCAAGAATCGAAATTGACCCGGGTCAACATAAAATAACTTGCGATACAGGTAGGTTCTCGGGCATCATTTATGGAGTTGGCAGATTTGACGCTTATGCTATGGTTCTCGGTTCATCGCTCAGAAATCCATACAGCGATGATGATATTTTCCCTACTTTAACTGTTACAGAAGATTGTTATGAAGTCAAGGGTACTATCACAGATGAAATAAGCGAAAAGAGCTTCGGGATTTATTATGCAATTGTCAACCAAAATACAACAAATAATTTCAGTTGGAAAATTGACCCGATTGCTTCTGACGCCAAAGTTATAACTTTCAACGCCAAGCCTATTGATATTTTTAAAGACGGAAAATTTGTTATTGATTTTTATGATAAAAGTGGGAATAGGGGCACTTATACCAAGATTCATAATGCTGTTAAAATTACTCATCCTGATTTAATTATTTTCAATGATATTGGGTGGATTGATTCAACTTGTTTCGAGCATGTGGTGACTAATGACGGGCTTTCGCCGATTGTGATTAATTCCGCAACTTTGAGTGCTGATAGTAGAGTTGAGCTTTTTACAGACCCCGCTTTACCTTATGAAATTCTGCCCGGTGGCTCTGTCTTATTCAATATTTGTGTCAATCCCAAAGGTGAAACTGACGCAATTCTTGGCAAAATTGATTTAGAGTTTGAGTGCGAAATTAATTTTTCTTATAATTTCCGAGGCGATATTCTCGCTCTCGAAATCATAGCTACGGGTCACGATTTTGGTGATGTTCTCTTGGGAGATTTACCATGCGACAGTATCACTATAACTAATACAAGCAACACTCCGGTGACAATTACTGAATTGAATTCTGCATTCAATTTGCCCCAGTTCATTGTTGATACTGCAGGTAGATTGCCAATTGTGCTCAATCCCGGAGAAACTGTATCGTTTCAAGTATGTTTTATCCCGACTCTCAATGCCGCTTACGAGGATACCGTCATTTTCCGTAACGAATATGATTATTATGTTTACGGTATAGTGAAAGGTCGTGGTGTTTCTCCAAAATTTGATTCTTATATTGTAGATTGGGGCAATAGACGCATCGGCACAACTAACGATACAACGATTTTTATCAAGAATACTGGTAATACTGACGGTGTAATCAAATTTTCGCAATTCAACTACAATGACTTTAACGATGATAATTCCGCTACACTAAGCCAATTGAATGATGTTGTCGTTCCGGCTCAAGATTCCATCGAAGTCAGTTTCAGCTTTTTGCCCGTTCAAGGTGCGGACTATTTGCTCGAGGCAGAATACACTTCTGATTGGATGCTTCACGAACCTTTTACAATCAGATTGAAGGGTGTGCCGACTATTCCCGAAATTGAAACTTCAGATTATGACTTCGGAGATGTAGAGCTATACTCGACGCAAGCTGCTAATTTCGCAGCTGTTTTTTCCGGAGGAAATGAAACTCTTACGATTGATTCTATCTATGTAATCAGTGGTGATGTAGCTTCTTTCAATTTCAATCTTGACGGCTACAAAGATTTTACTTTAGACCCGAATAATAATTTACTTTTTGATATAGAATTTGCTCCGATTAGGCTTGGCTCACATGAAATTATTTTTGGTGTCCTTCATGATGCTAATCCTAATAACGCCCGTTCAGTCAAGCAATTCAAGGTAACCGCCAATTCAATAGCTCCGAAGACTGAAAATTTATTGGTCGAAATTGTAACAAACCCGACTTTCGTTTGTTTATTACATTTAGGAGAAGTGTCAATTACAAATAAAGGTGAAGTACGTTCTGATATAAGCGGTTTGACGATTGAAACTGATAATCCGGCAATTATGGCTCGGATTACGGATTTTGTGCCAAAGTCTTTGGAACCAAACGAAACGGTGAAATACGGCTTTGAATACTATCTCGAACGCAACGTAACAGGCACAATTACAATCAAAATCGAACTTTTCGGAGAGTATGAAATTGAGCAAAGCTACGAGCTTCAACTTCCTGCAGCTGACGTAACAATTAATCAAAATGAAGATGTAATTTACGACGTTGGTGATACTGTTACTTTCAAATTTTCAGGAATTTTCCATAGTGATGCGGACACTCTTGTTTCATTTAAGTTCATTTTAGACCTCAGAAAAGACTTTTTTTTCATAATTGACGAAGAAATTTTCATAAATATCGAAAAAAATGGAATTATGAATAAGTATTCATTGTATAAAAGCATATTTTTTGATAAATTGGAACTTAATTTTAGTGAAAGATTAATAAAAGTATCTGAGAATTCAACATGGTCATTTGAAATACGGGCTTTGGGCTTGTTACCACCGGAACAAGAGAAGATTTGGACAATAAAAGTCAATTCTGATGAATGTTTCGAGCCTGATGAAAAAAATATTAAGACTAAGTTAAATGATTTGTGTATTTTTGACATGAGGCATGTACAATTTTTGGCGAATTTTCAAGATGTAAATATCTACCCAAATCCCGTACACGATGAGATGAAATTGAAGATTTTGACTGATAAGAAAATGGATGATATTACTATAGATATTTCCGATTTATTC